The Methanofastidiosum sp. genome window below encodes:
- the pcn gene encoding proliferating cell nuclear antigen (pcna): MFEAVLSAETWRKCVTAIGSLVEEVPLKITAEGIELRAMDPSHVSMIDFKMNKEVFAEYKTDKETIIGIDIEDMSKFINRSRSDDILVLKLDEEKNKILMVLKGTSTRRFGCQLIDVTEQSNLKMPALNTTSKVRLNSQAFREGLKDANIVSDHVSLKSDDAFYMNAEGDTGDIEVKIEKGDPDLYEILVSAAAASTFNLSYLTDMSKSIPGEMSIEIGNDMPVKIEFEIEGASFVFILAPRVER, encoded by the coding sequence ATGTTTGAAGCCGTTTTAAGTGCAGAAACATGGAGAAAATGCGTAACTGCAATCGGGAGTCTTGTTGAAGAAGTTCCCTTAAAGATTACTGCTGAAGGTATCGAGTTAAGGGCCATGGATCCATCCCATGTTAGTATGATCGATTTTAAAATGAACAAGGAAGTATTTGCAGAGTATAAAACTGATAAAGAAACAATCATCGGCATTGATATTGAGGATATGTCAAAATTCATAAATAGGAGTAGAAGCGATGATATCCTAGTTCTAAAGCTTGACGAAGAAAAAAATAAGATATTAATGGTTTTGAAAGGAACATCAACTAGAAGATTTGGGTGCCAGCTTATAGACGTCACAGAGCAATCAAATCTAAAGATGCCCGCATTAAATACTACTTCCAAGGTAAGGCTTAATTCACAAGCCTTCAGAGAAGGCCTAAAAGATGCAAATATAGTTTCAGATCATGTTTCTTTAAAGTCAGATGACGCATTTTATATGAACGCTGAAGGGGACACAGGTGACATTGAAGTAAAGATTGAAAAGGGCGATCCTGATCTTTATGAGATTCTTGTATCGGCAGCTGCAGCTTCAACATTCAATCTAAGCTATCTAACTGATATGTCAAAGTCAATACCTGGAGAAATGTCAATTGAGATAGGCAACGATATGCCTGTAAAAATCGAATTTGAAATCGAAGGCGCTTCATTTGTGTTCATACTTGCCCCAAGAGTTGAAAGATGA
- a CDS encoding 50S ribosomal protein L44e, translating into MKMPKKMNTYCPTCKKHTSHKVETVKKRKRGELSAGQRRYRRKIKGYRGFPRSSVSGGKTVSKLDLRYRCESCKKATTRKGFRIKKLEFVEA; encoded by the coding sequence ATGAAAATGCCAAAAAAGATGAATACCTACTGCCCGACCTGTAAAAAACACACTTCACATAAAGTTGAGACTGTGAAGAAAAGAAAAAGAGGAGAGCTTAGTGCAGGTCAGAGAAGGTATAGAAGAAAAATTAAAGGTTACAGAGGTTTCCCCAGATCTTCAGTTAGCGGCGGAAAAACTGTAAGTAAACTTGATTTAAGATATAGATGCGAATCATGTAAAAAAGCCACTACAAGAAAAGGCTTCAGAATTAAAAAGTTAGAGTTCGTGGAGGCATAA
- a CDS encoding 30S ribosomal protein S27e, protein MKKLVSKFLRVKCTDCSSEQVVFNRPAITVKCLTCGKSLVESKGGVGKINAEILEVLE, encoded by the coding sequence ATGAAAAAACTTGTTTCAAAGTTTTTGAGAGTTAAATGCACAGATTGTTCAAGTGAACAGGTAGTATTCAACAGACCTGCTATCACCGTAAAATGCCTTACTTGTGGGAAATCCCTTGTTGAGTCAAAAGGCGGGGTAGGCAAGATTAATGCTGAAATACTAGAAGTTTTGGAGTGA
- a CDS encoding translation initiation factor IF-2 subunit alpha, with translation MLEKEYPEEGDLVMCSVKEVFPYGAFVILDEYDKEGMIHIKEISSSWVKNIRNHVREGQKIVCKVLKVDESKNHIDLSLRRVTSQQKKTKVQEFKREKKGEKLLELYATNIGEDYKSIIHNIGVPLVNKYGDLYAAFEDASTKGKTILEELIDEKYVDGLYEIIKTNVENPLVSITGHITLESYSGEGIDIIKDALVNARDKFKDKVEDVEIRNEGSPKYSIHIIAEDYKVAESVLRDIAEMAISHVQSNEGKGSFKRS, from the coding sequence ATGCTTGAAAAGGAGTACCCTGAAGAGGGAGACCTTGTCATGTGTTCCGTTAAGGAAGTATTTCCTTACGGTGCTTTTGTTATATTAGACGAATATGACAAGGAGGGAATGATACACATAAAAGAAATCTCCTCCAGTTGGGTCAAAAATATTAGAAACCATGTCAGAGAAGGCCAAAAGATAGTTTGCAAGGTTCTAAAAGTTGATGAATCTAAAAACCATATAGATTTATCTTTGAGAAGGGTTACAAGCCAACAGAAGAAGACTAAGGTCCAGGAATTCAAGAGAGAAAAGAAAGGCGAAAAATTACTGGAGCTGTATGCTACAAACATAGGAGAAGATTACAAGAGTATCATTCATAATATTGGGGTGCCCCTTGTTAATAAATACGGTGATTTATACGCCGCATTTGAAGATGCCTCAACAAAAGGTAAGACTATCTTAGAGGAATTAATAGACGAAAAATATGTTGATGGGCTCTATGAAATTATAAAAACTAATGTTGAAAATCCATTAGTTTCAATTACTGGGCACATTACCCTTGAAAGTTATTCAGGAGAGGGCATCGACATAATAAAGGACGCGTTAGTCAACGCGAGAGATAAATTCAAAGACAAAGTGGAAGACGTCGAAATAAGAAATGAAGGATCTCCAAAATATTCAATCCATATTATAGCAGAAGATTATAAAGTAGCAGAATCTGTTTTAAGAGATATTGCGGAGATGGCAATATCACACGTTCAGAGTAATGAGGGTAAAGGATCCTTTAAGAGATCATGA
- a CDS encoding RNA-protein complex protein Nop10, with translation MKMKICPECKKYTLKDLCPLCNVRTVNPHPPKFSPEDKYGKYRRLIKKESGTL, from the coding sequence ATGAAGATGAAAATCTGCCCTGAGTGTAAAAAATATACTCTAAAGGATTTATGTCCTTTATGCAATGTCCGTACAGTAAATCCTCACCCTCCAAAATTTTCACCCGAGGATAAGTACGGTAAATATAGAAGATTAATTAAAAAAGAGAGTGGAACATTATGA